A genomic stretch from Ananas comosus cultivar F153 unplaced genomic scaffold, ASM154086v1, whole genome shotgun sequence includes:
- the LOC109705069 gene encoding leucine-rich repeat extensin-like protein 3, whose product PPLVPSPPPPSPPPPLPPPIVICPPPPPPLVPSPPPPSPPPPLPPPPPPPIVIFPPPPPPLVPSPPPPSPPPPLVPSPPPPSPPIIILPPPLPPPVPLPPPPSPPLVPSPPLPLTIPILFPPPLVPSRPPPDDITSPPFLPIFSTPPPSPLVPNFDFPPPRPVIPVDTLPAPLVPDESPLTIPLLPLPPPPLVSDDSSPLVVLPPLVFDDTPPSSPLPPPLVPIQDPLPPLTDSTTQPRIVPLPPSIPDALTPFSPLKG is encoded by the coding sequence CCACCTCTCGTACCGTCCCCTCCTCCACcgtcaccaccaccacctttgCCGCCGCCAATAGTAATCTGTCCGCCTCCACCGCCACCTCTCGTACCGTCCCCTCCTCCACCGTCACCGCCGCCACCTTTGCCACCCCCACCGCCACCACCAATTGTAATCTTTCCGCCTCCGCCACCACCTCTCGTTCCATCGCCGCCACCTCCATCACCACCGCCACCTCTTGTGCCATCGCCACCACCTCCGTCACCGCCAATTATAATCCTTCCGCCCCCTTTGCCGCCTCCCGTGCCATTGCCGCCACCTCCATCGCCACCACTAGTCCCCTCACCGCCTCTGCCGCTGACAATTCCAATATTATTCCCGCCACCTCTCGTCCCCTCCCGGCCGCCACCTGACGACATCACATCACCGCCTTTCCTCCCTATATTCTCCACGCCGCCACCCTCGCCGCTGGTGCCGAATTTTGACTTTCCACCGCCGAGGCCGGTAATTCCTGTCGACACTCTGccagcgccattggttccagatgAAAGTCCTTTGACAATTCCGTTGCTGccattgccgccgccgcctttgGTTTCGGATGATAGCAGCCCTCTGGTAGTACTTCCACCCTTGGTGTTCGACGACACGCCACCGTCATCACCGCTCCCTCCGCCGCTTGTGCCGATACAAGACCCGCTACCGCCACTTACCGATTCTACGACTCAGCCGAGGATAGTGCCATTGCCGCCATCGATTCCCGATGCTCTGACGCCGTTCTCCCCTTTGAAGGGATGA